One segment of Pyricularia oryzae 70-15 chromosome 3, whole genome shotgun sequence DNA contains the following:
- a CDS encoding extracellular metalloprotease — MCRSFSLTEIVITNVSGSASFNEETRMAARRALGQNRDPHICHPTPYEIRRRSNPSLPEPSGTIYPHPLVNPIKEAPLMTEIRAFYRLEFKFKGENLDIVWQEGTNICNKGQGRIMGDILVDPGNSIEIVTHLIQHYISQAYAPLDPVGESGCLSEHFGDVMGVMAKMWQDRQTAREGDWGIGRRCFMPGNDEIVIRDVRTPGSAYNDPRLGKDPQPMHMRDYIHDSTPPGIIDHRKGNHVNTGIPNRAFAIVALAYGGYAWEKAGQIWWAAMTSRAVPAKCSLSKFALVTCSIAEQFYGPTDARTVRFAWQEVGVLSASLWEHMSIFTVLMREELEDEYVAEAALAAQQQTDEQTQQQVEQESEQSTSASSPANNDTGLTTTRPASPASWTTDDENATTAQGTPAPPTPELSPTYDVDDDEEQVMFTPPTTRMPSPAGRDPRLHPTPINPHGYSENVINGAIAAANFIMEKAVEVDLRRQHREACEREAAFMAACGLSPLAGPSYTFEQRSRGRSSTRGSNVVGRLTFVGTSSSGVQTSPVGESTSTASSTAKEQSTVSSTASVESTSINEPGALDMSAFTDDDTQDVVDRDLVIRNAGTAVGRRAQGGHGNCKTTF; from the exons ATGTGTCGCTCTTTCAGCCTCACAGAGATTGTCATCACCAACGTCTCGGGCAGCGCGAGCTTTAACGAAGAGACTCGTATGGCTGCTCGCAGGGCTCTCGGACAGAACCGAGACCCTCACATCTGCCACCCAACTCCTTATGAGATCCGGCGACGATCTAATCCCTCTCTCCCGGAGCCTTCGGGCACCATCTATCCCCATCCTCTCGTCAATCCCATCAAGGAAGCCCCTCTGATGACCGAGATCCGCGCCTTCTACAGGCTCGAATTCAAGTTTAAGGGCGAGAACCTCGACATAGTGTGGCAGGAGGGCACAAACATCTGCAACAAGGGTCAGGGAAGAATCATGGGAGACATTCTCGTCGACCCCGGAAACTCTATCGAGATCGTCACTCATCTGATCCAGCACTACATCAGCCAAGCTTATGCTCCTCTCGACCCTGTCGGCGAATCCGGCTGCCTTTCCGAGCACTTTGGCGACGTGATGGGCGTGATGGCCAAGATGTGGCAGGACCGCCAAACTGCTCGCGAGGGCGACTGGGGTATCGGTCGCAGATGCTTCATGCCTGGCAACGACGAGATTGTCATCAGAGATGTGAGAACACCGGGGAGTGCATACAATGACCCTCGCTTG GGCAAGGACCCTCAGCCCATGCACATGCGAGACTACATTCACGATAGCACCCCTCCTGGCATCATTGACCATCGCAAGGGCAATCACGTCAATACCGGCATCCCCAACCGTGCCTTTGCCATTGTCGCTCTGGCCTACGGCGGCTATGCATGGGAGAAGGCCGGCCAGATCTGGTGGGCTGCAATGACTTCCAGGGCCGTGCCCGCGAAGTGCTCTCTCTCAAAGTTTGCCCTTGTCACTTGCTCCATTGCCGAGCAGTTCTATGGTCCCACTGATGCCCGAACTGTTCGCTTTGCCTGGCAGGAGGTTGGTGTCCTGAGCGCTTCTCTGTGGGAGCATATGAGTATTTTCACAGTTTTGATGAGAGAAGAGCTCGAGGATGAGTACGTGGCAGAGGCGGCTCTGGCAGCTCAACAACAGACCGATGAGCAGACACAGCAGCAAGTCGAGCAAGAGTCTGAGCAAAGCACTTCTGCATCTTCGCCGGCTAACAATGACACCGGACTCACGACCACGCGTCCTGCCTCCCCTGCGTCTTGGACCACGGATGACGAGAACGCTACGACGGCTCAGGGAACCCCTGCCCCTCCTACTCCCGAGCTTTCTCCCACTTATGAtgttgatgacgatgaggagCAGGTGATGTTCACACCCCCtaccaccaggatgccatCGCCCGCCGGCCGTGACCCCAGGCTCCATCCCACTCCCATCAATCCTCATGGCTACTCGGAGAATGTGATCAACGGCGCTATTGCCGCTGCCAACTTCATCATGGAGAAGGCGGTTGAAGTGGACCTCAGAAGGCAGCACCGCGAGGCCTGCGAGAGAGAAGCTGCCTTTATGGCGGCTTGCGGACTTTCGCCTTTGGCCGGACCATCTTACACCTTTGAGCAGCGTTCCCGAGGTCGGTCTTCGACTAGAGGCTCGAATGTGGTTGGAAGACTCACCTTTGTTGGCACGTCGTCTTCTGGTGTACAGACGTCCCCTGTTGGAGAGTCGACCTCGACAGCTTCATCCACTGCTAAGGAGCAGTCGACTGTGTCTTCCACTGCCAGTGTGGAGTCCACAAGCATCAACGAGCCCGGCGCCCTTGATATGTCTGCTTTCACTGACGACGATACGCAGGATGTGGTCGACCGTGACCTTGTCATCCGCAATGCTGGTACTGCGGTTGGACGCAGGGCACAGGGTGGTCACGGCAACTGCAAGACTACTTTCTGA
- a CDS encoding lactose permease: MASSGDDKMATPLGDEKQKQVQADSMPENHNDAGQATALAEDVAAAQYSPWTASMWRLYAVLACAYLCGCLNGYDGSLMGGLNGMDSYRDYFGTQVDGSSTGLTFAMYNIGGIAATAFTGPVNDWFGRRWGMWIGAAIIIIGTGVQAPAETGQRFLAGRFVLGFGVSFCCVSAPCYVSEIAHPVWRGTLTGLYNCTWYIGAILASWVTYAVAETMKGSLDAWRIPVWCQLVTSGFVLIFALFLPESPRWLMANDRYEEAQRVLAKYHGEGNPEHPLVLLQLKEMTMQITQDGSDKRWWDYSALFNTRAHRRRMICVLGMGVFGQASGNSLSSYYMAAMLKTAGITEQGRVLAFNATNPMVSFIGAVLGARMTDVVGRRPLLLSTIVFASVCFAIITGTTKLATEDPSNTAAGNATVAFIFIFGVVFSFGWTPLQSMYIAETLPTETRAKGTAIGSLASACASTVLQYSAGPAFESISYYYYIVFVFWDLFEGVIIYFFWPETKDRTLEELEEVFQAPNPVKKSLEKRDTHTVLNTLNANNDKMLSV; this comes from the exons ATGGCATCATCCGGTGACGACAAGATGGCGACCCCATTGGGCGACGAGAAGCAAAAGCAAGTGCAGGCAGACTCTATGCCCGAGAACCACAACGATGCGGGCCAAGCTACCGCTCTCGCCGAAGATGTCGCTGCCGCCCAATACTCTCCCTGGACTGCTTCGATGTGGCGCCTCTATGCTGTTTTGGCCTGCGCCTACCTCTGTGGATGTCTG AACGGCTACGATGGCTCACTCATGGGTGGCCTGAACGGCATGGACTCCTACCGGGACTATTTTGGTACACAAGTTGACGGGAGCAGCACCGGTCTCACTTTTGCAATGTACAACATCGGTGGCATCGCCGCTACTGCCTTCACTGGGCCTGTCAACGACTGGTTTGGCCGCCGCTGGGGCATGTGGATTGGCGCAGCTATT ATCATCATTGGTACCGGTGTTCAGGCACCCGCCGAGACTGGACAAAGATTCCTCGCAGGTCGTTTTGTCCTTGGATTCGGCGTTTCCTTCTGCTGCGTGTCTGCCCCATGCTACGTCAGCGAGATCGCGCATCCGGTATGGAGAGGAACATTGACTGGACTTTACAACTGCACTTGGTACATTGGTGCCATTCTCGCCAGCTGGGTCACCTACGCCGTCGCAGAGACCATGAAAGGAAGTCTGGACGCCTGGAGAATCCCGGTTTGGTGCCAGCTCGTCACCTCGGGCTTCGTCCTCATCTTTGCCCTTTTCCTGCCCGAGTCGCCCCGCTGGCTCATGGCCAACGATAGGTACGAGGAGGCTCAACGGGTTCTGGCCAAGTACCATGGCGAGGGAAATCCCGAACACCCTCTCGTGCTTCTCCAGCTCAAAGAGATGACGATGCAGATCACCCAGGATGGTTCCGACAAGCGTTGGTGGGACTACAGCGCTCTATTCAACACTCGGGCCCACCGTCGTCGCATGATTTGTGTTCTTGGCATGGGAGTGTTCGGCCAGGCTTCTGGCAACTCCCTATCCTCGTACTACATGGCGGCCATGCTGAAAACCGCTGGCATCACGGAGCAGGGCCGCGTCCTTGCCTTCAACGCCACCAACCCAATGGTCTCGTTCATTGGTGCCGTCCTTGGTGCCCGTATGACCGACGTCGTCGGACGTcgcccgctgctgctgtccaCAATTGTGTTTGCCTCGGTGTGTTTTGCCATCATCACTGGCACTACCAAGCTGGCCACTGAGGACCCATCCAACACGGCAGCTGGCAACGCCACCGTagccttcatcttcatctttggCGTCGTCTTCTCCTTTGGTTGGACGCCCCTGCAAAGCATGTACATCGCCGAGACTCTTCCGACCGAGACCCGTGCCAAGGGTACCGCGATTGGCAGCCTTGCTTCGGCCTGTGCATCGACAGTTCTTCAGTACTCTGCAGGACCTGCTTTCGAGAGCATCagctactactactacattGTGTTTGTCTTTTGGGACCTGTTCGAGGGTGTCATTATATACTT CTTCTGGCCCGAGACCAAGGACCGCACCctcgaggagctcgaggaggTCTTCCAGGCTCCCAACCCTGTCAAGAAGAGTTTGGAGAAGCGAGACACTCACACAGTTCTCAACACACTCAATGCCAACAACGACAAGATGTTGTCCGTCTAA
- a CDS encoding beta-galactosidase, which yields MAPSSIPLQESKDQPDYNNEAVFRRNCLPHRTYHIPETSLCLNGVWDFNYVSTPLEAPEPKDEAEWAPINVPGHWQLQGYGRPHYTNVQYPIPVCPPHVPTENPTGSYRRQFQVPPSWDASQQLVLRFEGVDSSYHVFVNGILVGYAQGARNAAEYDVTDHVNRDGPNEVFVRVYQWSDGSYIEDQDQWWLSGIFRDVHLIAFPTDCRIRDWFIRTDLDDEYKNAKLLANAEVISKSKGTLKLTLQELAKNGGAVIGETEVEVESDGNSPELVIPVSDPKKWTAETPNLYRISLTLSSGSAKPYTVTQNIGFRKVELKKGLMCVNGKPVKLRGANRHDHHPRLGRAVPHEYLRRDLLLMKTHNINALRCSHYPPHPKLFDLANELGLWVMDEADLECHGFYDAIARPQDIPEEQDYEERKALVFPKAAKYTSDKESWKAAYVDRMESMVIRDRNHPSIIMWSLGNEAFYGQNHVAMYEYAKKVDPGRLVHYEGDIHAKSADMYSYMYPAVDRLIELAKTEGVDKDGNFEKPIVLCEYAHAMGNGPGWLEEYEDAFRTYPRLQGGFIWEWANHGIWKEETGQDGKKKAFYGYGGDFDDFPNDGNFVMDGLCFSDHTPTPGLTELKKVIQPVKFSFKDGKLGVQNLYNFVDLSHLVAHYKVEEISNETTLVEAGEFDIPATGPGETTEVTLPEAVKHKGQGETVLTVTLRLRTSTQWAEAGHEIAWHQEVLSQSKTEASTASYQLASKIDVKTSGAKLTLSGADWSFEFDRARGYLKSWVSGTTTLLSAESKSSAALIPGFWRPPTDNDRPASFPYWKRFGVDDLTSQLRGFEVADGDNGSVRITSKTFLSPPVLAWGWESTITYVISAIGNLGVDVKLVPTGFFPKHVPRVGLDLNASRAFDDVRWFGLGPGESYPDKQASQRVGIWHHADDGVAALHTEYERPQEGGNRMGTRWLELLLKDGQGRGIRARSTADAHFSFAARRYTDHNVEDAKHPCDLVEVDATLLRLDSKVAGVGTAACGPGVREDLLVKTEEVSFGFEIERVGA from the exons ATGGCTCCGTCGTCAATCCCCCTCCAAGAGTCGAAGGACCAGCCTGACTACAACAACGAGGCAGTCTTCCGCCGCAACTGTCTTCCCCACAGGACCTACCACATCCCCGAGACGTCACTCTGCCTCAATGGCGTCTGGGACTTCAACTACGTCTCCACGCCGCTCGAGGCTCCCGAGCCCAAGGACGAGGCCGAATGGGCCCCCATCAACGTCCCCGGCCACTGGCAGCTGCAGGGCTACGGCCGCCCTCACTACACCAACGTGCAGTACCCAATCCCCGTCTGCCCGCCGCACGTGCCTACAGAGAACCCTACGGGAAGCTACCGTCGGCAGTTCCAAGTCCCACCCTCGTGGGATGCCAGCCAGCAGCTAGTCCTGCGGTTCGAGGGTGTCGACAGCTCCTACCACGTCTTTGTCAACGGGATCCTGGTGGGCTACGCGCAGGGCGCGAGGAACGCTGCCGAGTACGACGTGACTGATCACGTCAACCGTGACGGGCCCAACGAGGTTTTCGTCAGGGTTTACCAGTGGTCTGATGGCTCTTACATTGAGGACCAGGACCAGTGGTGGCTTTCAG GAATCTTCCGAGATGTACACCTGATTGCCTTCCCCACAGACTGCCGTATCCGCGactggttcatcaggaccgaTCTTGATGACGAGTACAAGAACGCCAAGTTGCTGGCGAACGCAGAGGTTATCAGCAAATCCAAGGGAACGCTGAAGCTTACGTTGcaggagctggccaagaaTGGTGGCGCAGTCATTGGCGAGACCGAGGTAGAGGTTGAATCAGATGGCAACAGCCCTGAGCTCGTTATACCTGTCTCAGACCCGAAGAAGTGGACGGCTGAGACGCCAAACCTATACCGCATCTCCCTCACACTGAGCTCGGGCTCGGCCAAACCCTACACAGTCACCCAGAACATCGGCTTCCGCAAAGTCGAGCTCAAGAAGGGCCTTATGTGCGTCAATGGCAAGCCCGTCAAGCTGCGGGGTGCCAACCGCCACGACCACCACCCGAGGCTTGGACGTGCCGTTCCCCACGAGTACCTGCGCCGCGACCTCCTCCTCATGAAAACCCACAACATCAACGCACTCCGCTGCAGCCACTACCCGCCGCACCCCAAGCTCTTCGATCTTGCCAACGAACTCGGTCTGTGGGTTATGGATGAGGCAGATCTCGAGTGCCACGGTTTCTACGACGCCATTGCCCGGCCTCAGGATATCCCCGAGGAGCAGGATTACGAAGAGCGCAAGGCGTTGGTGTTCCCCAAGGCCGCCAAGTACACCTCTGACAAAGAGTCCTGGAAGGCAGCGTACGTCGACCGCATGGAGAGCATGGTCATTCGCGACCGCAATCACCCTAGTATCATCATGTGGTCCCTTGGCAACGAGGCCTTCTACGGCCAGAACCACGTCGCCATGTACGAGTACGCCAAGAAGGTCGACCCTGGCCGCCTGGTGCACTACGAGGGTGACATTCATGCCAAGTCGGCAGACATGTACTCATACATGTACCCGGCTGTGGACAGGCTtatcgagctggccaagactGAGGGTGTGGACAAGGACGGCAACTTTGAGAAGCCCATTGTGCTGTGCGAGTACGCCCACGCCATGGGCAACGGCCCCGGTTGGCTAGAGGAGTACGAGGACGCCTTCAGGACGTACCCACGCCTTCAGGGAGGTTTCATCTGGGAGTGGGCCAACCATGGTATCTGGAAGGAGGAGACTGGCCAGgacggcaagaagaaggcctTCTACGGATACGGCGGTGACTTTGATGACTTCCCCAACGATGGCAACTTCGTCATGGACGGTCTCTGCTTTTCGGACCACACCCCGACGCCTGGTCTGACGGAACTGAAGAAGGTCATCCAGCCCGTCAAGTTCAGCTTCAAGGATGGCAAGTTGGGCGTCCAGAACCTTTACAACTTTGTGGACCTGAGCCATCTGGTGGCCCATTACAAGGTTGAGGAGATTAGCAACGA GACAACCCTGGTCGAGGCTGGCGAGTTCGATATCCCGGCCACTGGACCTGGCGAGACCACTGAGGTTACCCTGCCTGAGGCAGTCAAGCACAAGGGCCAAGGCGAGACTGTCCTGACGGTCACGCTTCGTCTGCGGACCAGCACACAATGGGCCGAGGCCGGCCACGAGATTGCATGGCACCAGGAGGTGCTCTCGCAGTCCAAGACCGAAGCATCTACTGCCAGCTACCAACTGGCTTCCAAGATCGACGTCAAGACTTCGGGTGCTAAGCTCACGCTTTCGGGTGCTGACTGGTCTTTTGAGTTCGACAGGGCGCGTGGTTACCTCAAGAGCTGGGTCTCGGGTACAACCACCCTGCTGTCTGCAGAGTCAAAGAGCAGTGCAGCATTGATCCCAGGCTTTTGGCGTCCGCCCACCGACAACGATCGCCCGGCCTCGTTCCCTTACTGGAAGCGTTTTGGCGTGGACGACCTGACATCGCAGCTCCGGGGCTTCGAGGTGGCCGATGGTGACAACGGTAGCGTGCGCATTACCAGCAAGACCTTCCTTTCCCCACCTGTCCTCGCTTGGGGCTGGGAGTCGACAATTACCTACGTCATCTCGGCAATCGGCAACCTCGGAGTCGATGTCAAGCTGGTGCCTACGGGCTTCTTCCCCAAGCACGTGCCGCGCGTCGGACTGGACCTGAACGCCTCGCGTGCATTCGACGATGTCCGCTGGTTTGGCCTGGGCCCCGGCGAGAGCTACCCGGACAAGCAGGCGTCGCAGCGCGTGGGTATCTGGCACCACGCGGACGACGGTGTCGCGGCCCTCCACACCGAGTACGAGCGGCCGCAAGAGGGTGGAAACCGCATGGGAACTCGCTGGCTCGAGCTGCTCCTCAAGGACGGCCAGGGCCGCGGCATCCGCGCacgctcaaccgccgacgcGCACTTCAGCTTTGCGGCTCGTCGCTACACTGACCACAACGTCGAGGATGCCAAGCACCCGTGCGACCTCGTCGAGGTCGACGCAACGTTGCTGCGCCTCGATTCAAAGGTTGCGGGCGTCGGTACCGCCGCTTGCGGCCCCGGCGTGCGTGAGGACCTCCTCGTCAAGACTGAGGAGGTGTCGTTTGGCTTTGAGATTGAGAGGGTGGGGGCATAA
- a CDS encoding C6 zinc finger domain-containing protein, variant produces MAALPSIGTMMDRGGGGGEGSSSVEPSRKRLRVSHACDVCRARKIRCDGNTPCAACAAADCDCTYGSEANSRGKSDLILEGVLRLERMLQEMNLGLSSSPISQHATAQQLPFSSHRAGSIGGSSSFSGSPLAEVHLSPFLHHAAPHSASSQHHQPQQQQQQPPYHSTPPHQRQQQQPQQQQPTPTGSSSTAAEPQSIGNGGSNNSNSLENAVLDSMHTSTTESILQWPHFDVFPSLRRDYVSIFTLERGRRPPRARWSSSQPPPPRVAPKEVDRILDSFQSAVNFWYPTASVVQLERCRAVAVAEGVGSRESGLGHGHGEEDDDDGDDQHAIDRCLAYLFMALGCASQVVAGLVDGHVLSEEEMRFRRARRSLADLYFDQVLRGIHVVHTAVGSAATHCLFLVGLYFAFLRRPLQAWEYINAASARCLLLLSYQAENDEDYEDQERIRRIFWSCYILERQLSGLPQSGIARIESSIPLPGKTPYKSHRTPVAAEQSSLYFLACISMRRLLNRVHQLLYARGTGASLDTNRFPYVVAELDHQLEDWRDVLPAAFAFTLDARPCSTEHGGFLRQRYLTCRSVIYRPYLMWTLSGAQIDDPSLDAGATARCLDACLLHMLNLRGFGHTVLVDTWICALSMAGAMCLLLAACRTPALRDMLAARDVLACGRHLGRLFESWTAAMGGQRSPSIEQSVRIIAEADRFIRELYGSDMRVPEGGWSADHGRRDDLARG; encoded by the exons ATGGCTGCGCTGCCGTCCATCGGCACCATGATGGACcgcgggggcggcggcggtgaggGGAGCAGcagtgtggagccgagtcggaAGCGGCTGCGGGTGTCTCATGCG TGCGACGTATGCAGAGCCCGCAAGATCCGATGTGACGGCAACACACCATGCGCGGCCTGCGCCGCGGCCGACTGCGACTGCACATATGGCTCCGAGGCGAACTC GAGAGGCAAGAGCGATCTCATCTTGGAGGGTGTCCTCAGGCTTGAGCGGATGCTGCAGGAGATGAATCTCGGATTG TCATCATCCCCAATCTCCCAGCACGCCACAGCCCAGCAGCTCCCTTTCTCCAGCCATCGCGCCGGCTCGATAggaggcagcagcagcttctcGGGCTCTCCGCTCGCTGAGGTACACCTCAGCCCCTTTTTACACCATGCCGCTCCGCACTCGGCATCATCACAGCATCACCaaccccagcagcagcaacagcaaccaccATACCACTCGACTCCACCTCATCaacgccagcagcaacagccacagcagcaacagcccaCGCCgaccggcagcagcagcacagcCGCGGAGCCGCAAAGCATCGGAAACGgcggcagcaacaacagcaacagcctcGAGAACGCCGTGCTGGACTCGATGCACACTTCGACGACCGAGAGCATCCTACAGTGGCCGCACTTTGACGTCTTTCCGAGCCTGCGGCGCGACTACGTCTCCATCTTCACCCTGGAGCGCGGGAGGAGGCCGCCCAGGGCCAGGTGGAGTTCGTcacagccgccgccgccgcgcgtAGCGCCCAAGGAAGTCGACcgcatcctcgactccttccAGAGTGCCGTCAACTTCTGGTACCCGACCGCTTCGGTCGTGCAGCTGGAGCGGTGCAGGgccgttgccgttgccgaGGGCGTCGGGAGTCGGGAGTCGGGCTTGGGGCATGGGCATGGggaggaggatgacgacgacggagACGATCAGCacgccatcgacaggtgtctCGCGTACTTATTCATGGCGCTCGGCTGCGCCAGCCAGGTCGTTGCCGGGTTGGTGGACGGACACGTTCTGTCGGAGGAGGAGATGCGCTTCCGACGGGCGCGGAGGAGTCTGGCGGACTTGTACTTTGATCAAGTGCTGAGGGGCATCCATGTGGTGCATACGGCTGTCGGTTCGGCGGCAACGCATTGCTTGTTTCTTGTTGG CTTGTACTTTGCcttcttgcgcaggccgctgCAAGCATGGGAGTACATCAACGCGGCGTCGGCGCGCTGTCTCCTGCTGCTCTCTTACCAGGCAGAAAACGACGAGGACTACGAGGACCAAGAGCGAATACGGCGGATATTCTGGTCTTGCTACATTCTGGAGAGGCAG CTCTCGGGCCTCCCGCAGTCCGGGATCGCCCGCATCGAGTCGTCCATCCCGCTCCCCGGCAAGACCCCCTACAAAAGCCACCGCACCCCAGTCGCGGCGGAGCAGTCGTCGCTCTACTTCCTCGCCTGCATCTCGATGCGCCGGCTTCTCAACCGCGTCCACCAGCTCCTGTACGCCCGGGGCACCGGCGCCTCTCTCGACACCAACCGCTTCCCCTACGTCGTGGCCGAGCTAGACCACCAGCTCGAGGACTGGCGCGACGTGCTCCCTGCCGCCTTCGCCTTCACCCTGGACGCACGGCCCTGCAGCACCGAGCACGGTGGCTTCCTCCGCCAGCGCTACCTGACCTGCCGCAGCGTCATCTACCGGCCCTATCTCATGTGGACGCTCAGTGGCGCGCAGATCGATGATCCGTCGCTGGACGCGGGCGCCACCGCCCGCTGTCTCGACGCTTGTCTCCTACACATGCTCAACCTACGAGGGTTTGGACACACAGTCCTTGTCGACACTTGGATCTGCGCCTTGAGCATGGCTGGCGCCATGTGCCTGCTGCTAGCAGCGTGTCGCACCCCAGCGCTGCGCGACATGCTGGCGGCCAGGGACGTCCTGGCATGTGGCCGTCACCTGGGTCGGCTGTTTGAGTCTTGGACGGCGGCGATGGGCGGGCAGAGAAGTCCGAGTATCGAGCAGAGCGTTAGGATCATCGCTGAGGCAGACCGTTTTATAAGAGAGTTGTACGGTTCTGATATGAGAGTACCTGAAGGCGGCTGGAGCGCTGATCATGGGCGAAGAGATGACCTGGCACGAGGCTGA
- a CDS encoding C6 zinc finger domain-containing protein, whose translation MAALPSIGTMMDRGGGGGEGSSSVEPSRKRLRVSHACDVCRARKIRCDGNTPCAACAAADCDCTYGSEANSRGKSDLILEGVLRLERMLQEMNLGLSSSPISQHATAQQLPFSSHRAGSIGGSSSFSGSPLAEVHLSPFLHHAAPHSASSQHHQPQQQQQQPPYHSTPPHQRQQQQPQQQQPTPTGSSSTAAEPQSIGNGGSNNSNSLENAVLDSMHTSTTESILQWPHFDVFPSLRRDYVSIFTLERGRRPPRARWSSSQPPPPRVAPKEVDRILDSFQSAVNFWYPTASVVQLERCRAVAVAEGVGSRESGLGHGHGEEDDDDGDDQHAIDRCLAYLFMALGCASQVVAGLVDGHVLSEEEMRFRRARRSLADLYFDQVLRGIHVVHTAVGSAATHCLFLVGLYFAFLRRPLQAWEYINAASARCLLLLSYQAENDEDYEDQERIRRIFWSCYILESDYLAELSGLPQSGIARIESSIPLPGKTPYKSHRTPVAAEQSSLYFLACISMRRLLNRVHQLLYARGTGASLDTNRFPYVVAELDHQLEDWRDVLPAAFAFTLDARPCSTEHGGFLRQRYLTCRSVIYRPYLMWTLSGAQIDDPSLDAGATARCLDACLLHMLNLRGFGHTVLVDTWICALSMAGAMCLLLAACRTPALRDMLAARDVLACGRHLGRLFESWTAAMGGQRSPSIEQSVRIIAEADRFIRELYGSDMRVPEGGWSADHGRRDDLARG comes from the exons ATGGCTGCGCTGCCGTCCATCGGCACCATGATGGACcgcgggggcggcggcggtgaggGGAGCAGcagtgtggagccgagtcggaAGCGGCTGCGGGTGTCTCATGCG TGCGACGTATGCAGAGCCCGCAAGATCCGATGTGACGGCAACACACCATGCGCGGCCTGCGCCGCGGCCGACTGCGACTGCACATATGGCTCCGAGGCGAACTC GAGAGGCAAGAGCGATCTCATCTTGGAGGGTGTCCTCAGGCTTGAGCGGATGCTGCAGGAGATGAATCTCGGATTG TCATCATCCCCAATCTCCCAGCACGCCACAGCCCAGCAGCTCCCTTTCTCCAGCCATCGCGCCGGCTCGATAggaggcagcagcagcttctcGGGCTCTCCGCTCGCTGAGGTACACCTCAGCCCCTTTTTACACCATGCCGCTCCGCACTCGGCATCATCACAGCATCACCaaccccagcagcagcaacagcaaccaccATACCACTCGACTCCACCTCATCaacgccagcagcaacagccacagcagcaacagcccaCGCCgaccggcagcagcagcacagcCGCGGAGCCGCAAAGCATCGGAAACGgcggcagcaacaacagcaacagcctcGAGAACGCCGTGCTGGACTCGATGCACACTTCGACGACCGAGAGCATCCTACAGTGGCCGCACTTTGACGTCTTTCCGAGCCTGCGGCGCGACTACGTCTCCATCTTCACCCTGGAGCGCGGGAGGAGGCCGCCCAGGGCCAGGTGGAGTTCGTcacagccgccgccgccgcgcgtAGCGCCCAAGGAAGTCGACcgcatcctcgactccttccAGAGTGCCGTCAACTTCTGGTACCCGACCGCTTCGGTCGTGCAGCTGGAGCGGTGCAGGgccgttgccgttgccgaGGGCGTCGGGAGTCGGGAGTCGGGCTTGGGGCATGGGCATGGggaggaggatgacgacgacggagACGATCAGCacgccatcgacaggtgtctCGCGTACTTATTCATGGCGCTCGGCTGCGCCAGCCAGGTCGTTGCCGGGTTGGTGGACGGACACGTTCTGTCGGAGGAGGAGATGCGCTTCCGACGGGCGCGGAGGAGTCTGGCGGACTTGTACTTTGATCAAGTGCTGAGGGGCATCCATGTGGTGCATACGGCTGTCGGTTCGGCGGCAACGCATTGCTTGTTTCTTGTTGG CTTGTACTTTGCcttcttgcgcaggccgctgCAAGCATGGGAGTACATCAACGCGGCGTCGGCGCGCTGTCTCCTGCTGCTCTCTTACCAGGCAGAAAACGACGAGGACTACGAGGACCAAGAGCGAATACGGCGGATATTCTGGTCTTGCTACATTCTGGAGAG CGACTACTTGGCCGAGCTCTCGGGCCTCCCGCAGTCCGGGATCGCCCGCATCGAGTCGTCCATCCCGCTCCCCGGCAAGACCCCCTACAAAAGCCACCGCACCCCAGTCGCGGCGGAGCAGTCGTCGCTCTACTTCCTCGCCTGCATCTCGATGCGCCGGCTTCTCAACCGCGTCCACCAGCTCCTGTACGCCCGGGGCACCGGCGCCTCTCTCGACACCAACCGCTTCCCCTACGTCGTGGCCGAGCTAGACCACCAGCTCGAGGACTGGCGCGACGTGCTCCCTGCCGCCTTCGCCTTCACCCTGGACGCACGGCCCTGCAGCACCGAGCACGGTGGCTTCCTCCGCCAGCGCTACCTGACCTGCCGCAGCGTCATCTACCGGCCCTATCTCATGTGGACGCTCAGTGGCGCGCAGATCGATGATCCGTCGCTGGACGCGGGCGCCACCGCCCGCTGTCTCGACGCTTGTCTCCTACACATGCTCAACCTACGAGGGTTTGGACACACAGTCCTTGTCGACACTTGGATCTGCGCCTTGAGCATGGCTGGCGCCATGTGCCTGCTGCTAGCAGCGTGTCGCACCCCAGCGCTGCGCGACATGCTGGCGGCCAGGGACGTCCTGGCATGTGGCCGTCACCTGGGTCGGCTGTTTGAGTCTTGGACGGCGGCGATGGGCGGGCAGAGAAGTCCGAGTATCGAGCAGAGCGTTAGGATCATCGCTGAGGCAGACCGTTTTATAAGAGAGTTGTACGGTTCTGATATGAGAGTACCTGAAGGCGGCTGGAGCGCTGATCATGGGCGAAGAGATGACCTGGCACGAGGCTGA